Part of the Bacteroidales bacterium genome is shown below.
CATCTTTGCACAAATTTCGTTGCAGTGATCAAATCATTTTCTTTTGCATTTTTAGTGGGATTTGGCTTCATGCTATTGTTTGGCTGTGCCAGCCAGGTTTCTCCCGGTGGAGGCCCAAAAGACGCAGAACCGCCGGTTGTGGTTAGAAGCGAACCACTAAATTTTTCCACAAGTTTTAATCAGAGCACCATTCAACTCACCTTTAACGAATTTGTGAAGCTAAAGCAGGCCAATGAGCAAATTCTGATCTCTCCGCCCATGAAAGTCAGACCAGAGTACCGTTTGCGCGGAAAGACCGTAATTATTGATCTGAAAGAAGAATTGTTACCCAACACAACCTACTCCATTTTCTTTGGCAGCGCCATCGTTGACATTACCGAAGAAAATCCGCTCACCGATTTTCTCTATGTTTTTTCAACCGGGGAATACCTCGACTCCCTATCGGTTGCGGGGGAAGTGGCGAATGCTTTTACCGGTTTGCCCGAAGAAAACATTTTTGTCATGTTGTATTCCATCGGAAATGATACTGTGCCGGTAGATTCACTACCCATGTCAGTCAGGCCGTTGTATGTTACCAAAACAGATAAAAACGGGATTTACAGGCTGCAATTTCTCAGGAATGAGCCGATGAAACTTTTTGCCCTGAATGACATGAACAGCAACTATCTCTTCGACATTCCTGACGAGGAGGTTGCATTTGCCGATACACTGGTAATCCCTGAAAAACCATTGACCATTGAGCCTGAACCTGTTTCAGATGGCAATGATTCCTTAATGGTCAGGGATTCAATAATCGTCAGGGATTTGTACAAAAACTATTATCCGCTCCGGCTATTTCAACATGTGGACTCTACACAGCGACTGCTCAGCGGTGACGGACTTCTCCCGCCAAAATTCCGCCTTGTGTTCAGACACCCGGCACAAAACCTTTCAATCGAGCTATCAGAACCACAAGTTGAGGGGGATTGGAAAATCGAAGAACTGAACTCCCGTAAGGATTCACTTATGGTTTGGCTAACAAGATCGGAGTTTGATACCCTACAGGTGAAGATCAGTTTAGCCGATACGGTTTTCGATACCATTCAGATTGTCATTCCGGAAAAGAAAGAAACAAAAACGACCCAACGCAGACGCGACGCTGATGAGCCGGTTAAACCCCAAAGACTGACGGTAGCAGGTAATGTTAAAAGTCGCACATTAGATTTAACGGACTCATTGATACTAACTTTTGAAAACCCCCTGGTTAGCTTTGATTTTTCTGATATATTGATGATTGCAGGAAACGATACCATCATTGGGGCGCCATTCGCACCTCTGGACAGCATCCGGCGAAAATTCATCCTTGAAAAACGGCTGAATGAAGAAACCCTTTACGATTTTACTTTCCCGGACTCAATCCTAACCGACATTTACGGACTGACCAACGATTCAGTTCGCATTGTTTTCAAGACTAAAGGACTCAATGAATATGGCAACCTGTTTATTGATTTGCAGATCAAAGACGAAAATCATCCTTACATCCTGCAATTGCTTGATATCAAGGATAAGATCATCAGGGAGCACTATGTGCACCGGTCGGGAGAAGTAAAATTTGAATTGCTGAATCCGGCTATTTACCGGTTAAAAGCGATCCGGGATGCATGGCCAAACCGTCGCTGGGATACAGGCGACTACATCGAAAAGCGGCAACCTGAGGAGGTATTTTTCTATCCGGCGGAGCTACAGGTACGACCCAACTGGGATATCGAGGAACAATGGGTAATCGAGTAAAACTTCAGAGGGTTGGATCGACTCAATCGTGGCAACGGTTAATGCAATCTATGATCTCCGTCAGGGTTTGATGTTTCAGTGAGTACATGATTTTTTTCCCCTGTCGCTGACTTGTCAGCACCCCCTTGTTTTTGAGGATGTTCAAATGATGTGACGCC
Proteins encoded:
- a CDS encoding Ig-like domain-containing protein, with translation MKHRHFLHLCTNFVAVIKSFSFAFLVGFGFMLLFGCASQVSPGGGPKDAEPPVVVRSEPLNFSTSFNQSTIQLTFNEFVKLKQANEQILISPPMKVRPEYRLRGKTVIIDLKEELLPNTTYSIFFGSAIVDITEENPLTDFLYVFSTGEYLDSLSVAGEVANAFTGLPEENIFVMLYSIGNDTVPVDSLPMSVRPLYVTKTDKNGIYRLQFLRNEPMKLFALNDMNSNYLFDIPDEEVAFADTLVIPEKPLTIEPEPVSDGNDSLMVRDSIIVRDLYKNYYPLRLFQHVDSTQRLLSGDGLLPPKFRLVFRHPAQNLSIELSEPQVEGDWKIEELNSRKDSLMVWLTRSEFDTLQVKISLADTVFDTIQIVIPEKKETKTTQRRRDADEPVKPQRLTVAGNVKSRTLDLTDSLILTFENPLVSFDFSDILMIAGNDTIIGAPFAPLDSIRRKFILEKRLNEETLYDFTFPDSILTDIYGLTNDSVRIVFKTKGLNEYGNLFIDLQIKDENHPYILQLLDIKDKIIREHYVHRSGEVKFELLNPAIYRLKAIRDAWPNRRWDTGDYIEKRQPEEVFFYPAELQVRPNWDIEEQWVIE